The DNA window gtatcagaggaaggcactaaaaattctcagactccagtcaccctcgtcatagactgttctctctgctaccgcacggcaagcggtaccggagcgccaagtctaggaccaaaaggctcctttacagcttctaccccccaagccataagactgctgaacaattaatcaaatggccacctggactatttacattgacacccccccctttgtttttacactgcgctactctctgtttattatctatcactctacctacatgtacaaattccctcgactaacctgtatcctCACACATTGACtaagtaccccctgtatatagcctcgttatttaattttttactttagtttatttagtaaatcttttcttaaccaacaatgcagttcaagaaattgagttaagggcttgtaagtaatcatttcacagtaaggtctactacacctgttgtattgggTGCAtgacaaaatttgatttgatgacccAGTCCTGGAGTTGATTATCTCTGTACTAGATAATCACTAGCTTACTAGTGGCTAaagcttatcaaatcaaatttgtcacatacacatggttagcaggtgttaatgcaagtgtagcgaaatgcttgtgcttctagttccaaccgtgcagtaatatctaacaagtaatataacctaacaattccacaacaactaccttgtacacacaagtgtaaaggaatgaataagaatatgtacatataaatatataaatgagtgatggccgaacggcatagtcaagatacagtagatggtatagggtacagtatatacatatgagatgaataatgtaggttatgtaaacattatctaatataaataatataaagtggcaagtgataaattgattacatcaattttaccattattaaagtgggtggagttgagtcagtatgttggcagcagcctctctgtgttagtgatggctgtttaacagtctgatggccttgagatagaagctgtttttcagtctctcggtcccagctttgatgcacctgtactgacctcgccttctggatgatagcggggtgaacaggcagtggctcgggtggttgttgtccttgatgatctttttggccttcctgtgacatcgggtggtgtaggtgtcctggagggcaggtagtttgctcccggtgatgcgttgtgcagacctcactaccctctggagagccttccggttatggacggaacagctgccgtaccaggcggtgatacagcccgacaggatgctctcgattgtgcatctgtaaaagtttgtgtgcttttggtgacaagccgaatttgctgcgccttcttcaccacactgtctgtgtgggcggaccatttcagtttgtccgtgatgtgtacgccgaggaacttaaaactctccaccttctccactactgtcccgtcaatgtggataggaggctgctccctctgctgtttcctgaagtccatggtAGACGGTGAATGATGGTGGAGGGGAAAGGGTGTGAGAACTATCAATCTCTTCATCCTACAAGCCTCTTCATCAGAGTGGATGTTTAAAGGTATCAGCAGCTGTTTACTATGTCTCCCAGCATGGTGCAGGGGGACGGACACTCTCTGTGCTTAATTCATGTGGACCAGTACTCTTTATAAAGAGCAAGGTTGGACGTCCTCGTTCTCATGTAATGGAGCTCCGCTATTCTGTTCTGCTATGGAAGTGATTCACAGGGCacttaacgtgtgtgtgtgtgtgtgtgtgtgtgtgtgtgtgtgtgtgtgtgtgtgtgtgtgtgtgtgtgtgtgtgtgtgtgtgtgcgcgtgcacgttAAGTGCCCTGTGGATCATTTGAGTATATATGAGATTGAAGAGAGGGACTCTCACCCAGGTATTATCATCGCCTAACAGCTGGTAGTGCTGCTGATGCTAATAATGCTTCTCCCAGAGGGACGTGTGTGAGGGACGTGTGTGAGGGACGTGTGTGAGGGTCGGTGTGAGGGTCGGTGTGAGGGTCGGTGTGAGGGACGTGTGTGAGGGTCGTGTGTGAGGGACGTGTGTGAGGGTCGTGTGTGAGGGACGTGTGTGAGGGACGTGTGTGAGGGACGTGTGTGAGGGACGTGTGTGAGGGACGTGTGTGAGGGACGTGTGTGAGGGACGTGTGTGAGAGACGTGTGTGAGGGTCGGTGCGAGGGACGGTGCGAGGTGAAATAAGGGCATCCTGCTGCTGTTTATTTTCTCCTTGTAAAAGTGCCAGTGTGTTGATGCTGATGATTGATGGGGAAAGAGGCACCTAGAGAGTGACGGCGGGCTGATGTCCAAAGGCATGACTGACGGCtactgattttgtgtgtgtgtgtgtgtgtgtgtgtgtgtgtgtgtgtgtgtgtgtgtgtgtgtgtgcgccccaGGTTAACGAGGCAGAGGAGGAGCGGCTGAGGAGTGAGAGGGAGCACCAACGGGTCACTCAGCTGTGCCAGGAAGCAGAACAACGTGTCCAGACCCTTCAGAAATCCCTCAAGAGGTTCATCATCAAGTCCAAACCTTACTTTGAGCTCAAGGCTCAGTTCAACCACCTACTAGAGGTGAGTAGCCTTGTCTCAGACAGAATGACCCATAGGGCAGGAGCTTATCTCTCTAAAATCAGTTCAAGATTGTACTCACTGTAGGATAGTCAGTACATTCTAACTGTATCAATCTGCCAGTGTGATGTTACAGCAACACTTCAACTGCTTGTGTTGTGTTACTCTGAGTCCACTATAAAGCTGCGGTGTCCCTCATGGTTTGGTGCTACGACCAGTCTCTTTCTAATCGGCCATGTTTTTTATTAAGCAACACGTGACCCGCTAGTTTGAGAAGCTCCCGGTTTTTTTAATTTCAACGAAACCAGTGCATAAAACAGACTGGCTCCGCGAGAGGCTCGCGCTGCTCAGCGTTAAAAATAACACTCTTCTATTTTCAAGATTTCGACAAGCGGGCTCacccatttttacatttacattttagtcatttagcagacgttcttatccagagcgacttacagtagtgaatgcgtacatttcatacctttttttccccccgtactggtcccccgtgggaatcgaacccacaaccctggcgttgcaaacaccatgctctaccaactgagccacacgggaccacccaAGAACACTTgttcaattaaaaataaaaaaaataccgtGAAACATTTTGGGTTACGAATCCTGTTACTTCaacttcattttttttttacaggagcACAAGGCAAAGGTGGTGCAGCTGGAAGAGCGCGTTGCAAGGGTAAAAATGCGCTACTCCGTCGCCCTGCGCAACCTGGAGCAAATCAGTGAGCAGATCCATGCCCAGAGGGGGTGTGTCCGAGCCACCAGGGCCCGCCCCGTAGCCTGCGGTGGGCGGAGCTCCCCAGTGGGGGCGGAGGCTGAGGTCAGAGTTCAGGTTGGAGGAGCCTGTGGCGGGGGAGGAGGCTTGGAGGAGAAGGACTGGGCTGATGGAGAGAAGACCAGGCAGTGggtggagagacacagagagcagggCTGGGGTCACAGCGAGAGGGGAGAGGCAGGGTCAGACTCCATGTCTGTCATCAGCCTCCAGACCATCGCCTCGGACCTGGAGAAGTGTGACTCGGTGGGGCACCTGGGGGACCTGAGTGACGTGAGCAGCCTGATgggagaggactgggagagggACCGGTCCCTTATGCCTGAGAACAGAGACAGGAACCcaaaggaagaggagagagttgtGAGGGAGGTGGACATCCCTGCTCCAAGGCAGGATAGATTGGAGGTGGTGAGgggggcgagagggagagagagacaggagagcttTGTCAAGCAGCACCACAGAAGTGTGAGTTTGTGAGACCAGAATAGAAGGCACTGTGTCATGAATAATCAGATAAAGGAATGAAATCAAGAGAGAGCAAAGAATGCAGACGGCAATTGTGGAAGTTCTGTTTGAGGTATTGAAATGTAGAACACTGACAATgagtcccaaatagaaccctattccctacatagtgcactacttttgaccaaggcctatagggaataggttgccatttggcaCACAAGCCTGCATCATTGTGGCACTGCAGAGGGGTGTagcagggaggggagaggggctggtacatcatgcacacacagagagagaagaggaagtgTTAGGCAATTCACTAGGTCCTTGTGGGACTTGTAGTTCCTGCACTCTAATCTGTCTTATTGTTCAACACAGTAAGATATCTTGAGGTAAAGCTAGTCTTAACGCAGTACTGTGTGTAAATACAGAGACGTAGAACATAGAACATACCCTTAACTCTACTGACTGTTTCACATGCAGCTGAACGTTTTCAGCAGCGAAGCTTATTCTATCAATGCTATTTCTATATTGACATTAGGCCCTTAATGAACGCCGTTTGTACTTCTTCCAAATTGATTGAATTACCACAGAATTTGGTTTCGGCTCGTCCTTGGCATGAACAAAAGGTGTTGATACAAGCAATACTGTTCTCTCCCTCTTGAgtagaaattgattttaaaaaacattttattttgttattagacctgttttttttttgtgtgtttttaccCCAGTAGAATGTTCTGGAAATGTTCCCAAGAACCTAGAGGGCCAACGACTCCCTCAGACACCAGACTGTAGAGAATGTCTGTGTCACTCACATTAACCTAACACCTCCACAGTGTTTTTCTCTCTGACCTTTCACAATCCCCGCTTTCTGTCGGGAAGAAATACTGTGTCTGCTATTCTGATCTTACACAAAAccatgtgtccaaaatggcaccctattccatttgtagtgcactacttttgacaagggcacattttgggttctggtcaaaagtgggGGCACTATATAGGTACTAGGGTGGCATTTAGGACTCACTGATGTTACACTGCTTGGTGGGAAATGGTTCTAGTTGTCTCCCTTTTTAGTATTGCGTAAAAACATAAAGAACAGTTTTTTTTTGAGGAACATCAAAAATAAGATTTTAATTTTACTCAAATGTATTTTAAGTGCCTTTGGCCCtccctattttttatttatttattttttacatattcTGAGAGTTTAATGCCCCTTAATGTTTTTGATGACATTTTTTGTAGTTAAGGAATCCCAAATCTAACCGTTGATTTAATTTCTTAACTGTCTTCCTTTTTAATAGTGAGACAATTTTAGTGAAGTTTTAATTGTTTTAGATTTAAATACTTGAGCAGTGTTTTTACCATAGTTAACATTGTTGAAAAATGTACTTGCATTTCACCTGCTCTTAACAACACCACTAAATTTGTATTGTAGTGTAACACCTGGGTGTAGTACATTATTCTTGTATCGGTTTTCACTTCCTGGGGTTATTTTTGACCAGTTTCTTCTCTTGTTCATTTTGTACCTGTTGACGGGTACCTTACCTTGATTTTATTGATCGCACCAGACACTGACACTAAatcactacactagagagaaacagggaaggagggagcgggggaggtagagagggagggaggaagggagagagggggaggtagagagggagggaggtagggagagagggggaggtagagagggagggagggaggtagggagagaggtagggagagaggtagggagagagagggaggtagaggaagataTGGTATTTACTGTTAATGTACGTACTTTAATGTTTTGTTCATGCAAACCAGTGCCATCGATTTGAATATTTTGACTTTTAAAGTGGATTTGCACATGAATACTTGTGGagttttgtttttccctttttacACTCCTTATCCCTTCGCCCAGCCATCCATCGTTCACCCTTGTTACCTGGCTGTTCCCTCCTCTAAACCTGGTCAATATCATCCTTGTTTACCTGGCTGTTCCCTCCTCTAAACCTGGTCAATATCATCCTTGTTTACCTGGCTGTTCCCTCCTCTAAACCTGGTCAATATCATCCTTGTTTACCTGGCTGTTCCCTCCTCTAAACCTGGTCAATATCATCCTTGTTACCTGGCTGTTCCCTCCTTTTAACCTGGTCTATATCATCCTTGTTACCTGGCTGTTCCCTCCTCTTAACCTGGTCTATATCATCCTTGTTACCTGGCTGTTCCCTCCTCTAAACCTGGTCAATATCACATTTGCTTCTTCCCACAATATCCCCACTACCCCACTCCATCCGCTGATAAATGCTGACTTGGGATCAGTGGTCAGTTTGTGGGtcactcccaaatggcaccctattccctatatagtgcactagggtcctggtctaaagtagtgcactatgtagggaatagggtgtgtgAAGCATTAATGGAAGGTCTTCTCATTTGCCTGCTCTACTTGACACTGTGTTTTATTTGTTCATGTAAATAAGATGCAGTAGtatattccctacgtagtgcactacttatgtgCCCtcgtcaaaagaagtgcactatatataggggaatatggtgccattttaaAGTGTAGTGGATGTATAATAATACTGATGATATGAATGTTAACTTAGTAATCATGTTAACTTATTAATCATGTACATGTTAATTTATGGAATGACGCTGTTGCAACTATTAAACTTTGATTTAACACAATGTTTCATTTGTTTCATCTCTAGAAGGCTTCTGTGGAATGGGGGTGTTCATCTGGGTAAAGTAATATAGCTTTCTGTGGAATGGGGGTTTTCATCTGGGTAAAGTCATATAGCTTTCTGTGGAATGGGGGTTTTCATCTGGGTAAAGTCATATAGCCCAAAATATAAAATCCGATGGTCTCTCCCAAAAAGACTGCCCACATTGAAAACTAGTTTCAGTCTTGTTTTTGCATCTATATTTTGTTTTGATTTTAGAATAATTGCAGACGACCAACTATGACTTCAGCTCTtcgtgtgtgcttgtgtgaacCATTGATACATAACGTGTATTTGGTCATATAGCCATTGAAATCCCAGCGGGACACATTCATTTGCAGATCCTTGTACCCCATTGGCATAAGCGGTTGCCACTGTTGTATTGCATACGAGTCTTATCAATTTTAGTTTTCCACACTCCAGTACACTTTCTGTAGAAGTGTTACAACCATCCCTGGAGGCAGAGTTACTGTAGCATGATATTATGTACAGGTGGGCCTCTGTTGTAATCTGCAGTCTGAGAGAAACACCGGGTTGAAATAACACAGCACCAATGGGAACAGCATCCTGCATGGTATGTCTGTCTACTCTGTGAAACTGAATATCAAGGACACATgcggagtcccaaatggcaccctattccctatacagtcgtggccataagttgagaatgacacaaatattatttttccacaaaagtctgctgcctcagtttgtatgatggcaatttgtatatactccagaatgttatgaagagtgataagatgaattgcaattaattgcaacgTCCCTCTTTTTttccatgcaaattaactgaatctcaaaaaagcatttccactgcatttcagccctgccacaaaaggaccagctgacatcatgtcagtgattctctcgttaacacaggtgtgagtgttgacgaggacaaggctggagatcactctgtcatgctgattgagctcgaataacagactggaagcttcaaaaggagggtggtgcttggaatcattgttcttcctctgtccaccatggttacctgcaaggaaacacgtgccgtcatcattgctttgcacaaaaagggcttcacaggcaaggatattgctgccagtaatattgcacctaaatcaaccatttatcggatcatcaagaacttcaaggagagcggttcaattgttgtgaaaaaggcttcagggcgcccaagaaagtccagcaagtgccaagACCGTACCCCagaagttgattcagctgcgggatcggggcaccaccagtacagagcttgctcaggaatggcagcaggcaggtgtgagtgcatctgcacgcacagtgaggcgaagacttttggaggatggtctggtgtcaagaagggcagcaaagaagccacttctctccaggaaaaacatcaggaacagactgatattctgcaaaaggtacaggaattggactgctgaggactggggtaaagtaattttctctgatgaatcccctttccaattgtttggggcatccggaaaaaaagcttgtccggagaagacaaggtgagcgctaccatcagtcctgtgtcatgccaacagtaaagcatcctgagaccattcatgtgtggggttgcttctcagccaagggagggggctcactcacaattttgcctaagaacacagccatgaatatagaatggtaccaacacatcctccgagagcaacttctcccaaccatccaggaagagtttggtgatgaacaatgccttttccagcatgatggagcaccttgccataaggcaactaagtggcttggggaacaaaacatcgatattttgggtccacgGCCAGGAAActtcccagaccttaatcccattgagaacttgtggtcaatcctcaagaggcgggtggacaaacaaaaccccacaaattctgacaaactccaagcattgattatgcaagaatgggctgccatcagtcaagatgtggcccagaagttaattgacagcatgccagggcagattgcagaggtcttgaaaaagaagggtcaacactgcaaatattgactctttgattcaacttaatgtaattgtcaataaaagcctttgacacttatgaaatgtttgtaattgtacttcagtattccatagtaacatctgacaaaaatatctaaagacactgaagcagcaaactttgtgaacatttatatttgtgtcattctcaaaacttttggccacgactgtatagtacccctatgggctctggtcaaaagtagcaaactatatttagtctttatttaactaggcaagtcagttaagaacaaactgttatttacaatgacggcctaggaacagtgggttaactgccttattctgggtcagaacaacagatttttaccttgtcagctctgagaTTCAACctagtaacctttcggttactctcccaacgctctaaccactaggctacctgctaactatatagggaatagggtgccatttgggacaaaaaaaaacaagagAAAACGGAAAGAGCATCGTCCGTTTCTCAAGAGTTTTTCAAATATTCAACGGTGATATAAATATAGATAAATATAAATGTAGAGAACAGCTGCACTCTGAACTCCTCCGGCTGCAAtgggagagaggaaagaagaagaGCAGTTAAAGGTATGAGGGACGTGATAATTGATATGTGACCgtgaagggggaaaaaaacaaggggGAGCGAGGCGAGAAAATTGGTGACAGACTGTAATTTTGGGGGCCGTAGCGAATGGGAAAGTGACAAATGATTGGAGGGTAAGCAATCACAAGGGACTTCTGTGAAAACTATAGCAGGAGCAAAGGTGACAGCTCTGCTAAGATAGAGACAAACTCAACTACCCTTTGAAGAGCTCTAGGGTGTCCACCAAATGGAGccctattccatacatagtgaactacttttgaccaagacccatatgtagggattagggtgcaATTTGAGATACTACAACCCAAGTCTTCAATGAGCACAGTTACATGCACAAAATAATACGATTATTGTGGATAGATTCATATAATAGCTAgtttaaaacgtttacatgctttgaaAGAAGAACGATTTCCATAATAATGGACACATGGCTCTGACAGGCTACTGATGGCTCTGATAGGCTACTGATGGCTCTGATAGGCTACTGATGGCTCTGATAGGCTACTGATGGCTCTGATAGGCTACTGATGACTCTGATAGGCTACTGATGGCTCTGATAGGCTACAGATGGCTCTGAGGCTACTGATGGCTCTGATAGGCTACTGATGGCTCTGATAGGCTCTGATGGCTCTGATAGGCTACTGATGGCTCTGATAGGCTACTGATGGCTCTGATAGGCTACTGATGGCTCTAATAGGCTACTGATGGCTCTGAGAAATGCAGAAAATCTGCAataaaaataaacgttctaccacagcaTCCATGTTATTCTTGAGAAGCATTcttgattctgagttcggacatatataaagtttgtatgtgaaacgACTTACTTCTACGACACATACATTCAGTTCCAAACACACTTGACTTGCGCTAAAGATGTAAGCTCACTCGGCTGGTCCTAGCACATGTGCAGATCAAATGCTCTGCTGGGACACCGATTAAGAAAGATAGGCCAAATGTCCTAATAATTAGAAAGATTGCTCAGTAAACCAGATGTTTTAATCGGCGTATGTTTACTTTGATTTTCACCTTACaccgattaagataagcagagtaaggtgtttacatgactatctCATAATCtccctactgccataatcagtttcaaattattactgtgcatgtaaacgtaTTCATTTGAGAGGCAAAAAGGAGAGACTTTGATATCTCTTTTCATGTTCTGATAAACTAACCGTTCAGCACCAAATTCCagaactgtcctttcagcaccacagtctacaactgtcctttcagcaccacagtcTACAACTGTCCTTTCACCACCACCAGTCTACAACTGTCCTTTCAACACCACATTCTAGAATTGTCCtatcagcaccacattctagaattgTTCTTTCAGCACCATATTCTAGaattgtcctttcagcaccacaatctagaactgtcctttcagcaccacaatcTAGAACTGTCATTTCAGCACCACAGTCTAGAATTGttctttcagcaccacattctagaactgtcctttcagcaccacagtctagaactgtcctttcagcaccacagtcTAGAAcggtcctttcagcaccacagtctagaactgtcctttcagcaccacattctagaactgtcctttcagcaccacattctagaactgttctttcagcaccacattctagaactgttctttcagcaccacattctagaactgtcctttcagcaccacagtcTAAAACTGTCCTTTCaacaccacattctagaactgtcctttcaacaccacattctagaattgtcctttcagcaccacattctagaactgtcctttcagcaccacattctagaattgTCCTTTCACCACCACAGTCTACAACTGTCCTTTCAACACCACATTCTAGaattgtcctttcagcaccacattctagaacggtcctttcagcaccacattctagaacggtcctttcagcaccacattctagaactgtcctttcagcaccacattctagaactgtcctttcaacaccacattctagaattgttctatcagcaccacattctagaattgTTCTTTCAGCACCATATTCTAGaattgtcctttcagcaccacattctggAATTGTTCTATCaacaccacattctagaactgtcctttcaacaccacattctagaattgttctatcagcaccacattctagaattgtcctttcagcaccacattctggAATTGTCCTTTCACCACCACAGTCTAcaactgtcctttcagcaccacattctagaactgtcctttcaacaccacattctagaattgttctatcagcaccacattctagaattgtcctttcagcaccacattctggAATTGTCCTTTCACCACCACAGTCTAtaactgtcctttcagcaccacattctagaactgtcctttcagcaccacattctagaattgttctatcagcaccacattctagaattgtcctttcagcaccacattctggaattgtcctttcagcaccacagtccagaactgtcctttcagcaccacattctagaactgtcctttcagcaccacattctagaactgttctTTCAGCACCACAGTCTAcaactgtcctttcagcaccacattctagaattgtcctttcagcaccacattctagaattgtcctttcagcaccacattctagaacggtcctttcagcaccacattctagaacggtcctttcagcaccacattctagaactgtcctttcagcaccacattctagaactgtcctttcaacaccacattctagaattgttctatcagcaccacattctagaattgTTCTTTCAGCACCATATTCTAGaattgtcctttcagcaccacaatcTAGAACTGTCATTTCAGCACCACAGTCTAGAACTGttctttcagcaccacattctagaactgtcctttcagcaccacagtctagaactgtcctttcagcaccacagtcTAGAACGGTCCTTTCACCACCACAGTCTAcaactgtcctttcagcaccacat is part of the Salmo trutta chromosome 34, fSalTru1.1, whole genome shotgun sequence genome and encodes:
- the sh3bp5lb gene encoding SH3 domain-binding protein 5-like isoform X2; this translates as MRLTGECLSRLQDARSSYRRILTDSARKLNAQGSQLGTCIEKARPYYEARRLAKEAQQETQKAALRYERAVSMHTAAREMVYVAEQGLLADRNTLDPTWQEMLNHATSKVNEAEEERLRSEREHQRVTQLCQEAEQRVQTLQKSLKRFIIKSKPYFELKAQFNHLLEEHKAKVVQLEERVARVKMRYSVALRNLEQISEQIHAQRGCVRATRARPVACGGRSSPVGAEAEVRVQVGGACGGGGGLEEKDWADGEKTRQWVERHREQGWGHSERGEAGSDSMSVISLQTIASDLEKCDSVGHLGDLSDVSSLMGEDWERDRSLMPENRDRNPKEEERVVREVDIPAPRQDRLEVVRGARGRERQESFVKQHHRSVSL
- the sh3bp5lb gene encoding SH3 domain-binding protein 5-like isoform X1, whose translation is MEPGSSLESPFGSGGPEPSDIREETPGEEAEDGDNSILREGGGGNENTLDNMKTQCDDDDGVTGKKIEAANEEGKYEEELDPRIQEELEHLNQASDEINKLELKLDDARSSYRRILTDSARKLNAQGSQLGTCIEKARPYYEARRLAKEAQQETQKAALRYERAVSMHTAAREMVYVAEQGLLADRNTLDPTWQEMLNHATSKVNEAEEERLRSEREHQRVTQLCQEAEQRVQTLQKSLKRFIIKSKPYFELKAQFNHLLEEHKAKVVQLEERVARVKMRYSVALRNLEQISEQIHAQRGCVRATRARPVACGGRSSPVGAEAEVRVQVGGACGGGGGLEEKDWADGEKTRQWVERHREQGWGHSERGEAGSDSMSVISLQTIASDLEKCDSVGHLGDLSDVSSLMGEDWERDRSLMPENRDRNPKEEERVVREVDIPAPRQDRLEVVRGARGRERQESFVKQHHRSVSL